In Endozoicomonas sp. GU-1, one DNA window encodes the following:
- a CDS encoding response regulator, whose product MSSESPSENSQRKTGGLALTLFLWFIVLSIGPVVIVGLNEYKTGKEAIIKDRYDQLSSINFQLTQRINEYFDTVLTNLFIMASSSETFISELMLAPGFKSQPVSEFINSREYGDIYEKYSMEYVDFLRFYDYSDVILGDAAGNILFTVNEYSDLGKNLFSSELENTLFSRAVKASLNDQQPKYADLAAYPPIGNEKVIFLILPLADSFQKAVGFIAVQIHPKNIQVMFDKGESSDVGLSSFLVGKDRKIRFGTRFENQEQLKFGDDNPLINLWLSHLEDDGSYREEEDHFGGFSADNGHAFESIGQHEHDLESISESLDTLNLDEQDVFGRAAKASLNHIRSYIHGEEVLGIYLPINIAGTPMVILSEVTHRHAFASVQDFQKRLFVLIAITFALVVVIALFVTRQLVKPIRRITRWVNRVAAGDYAEGTVLNGNNEISELSRSFAQMTERLRTVSAENTRKNWLQEGMAGLYNSVRGEQAMAELCRNIVTYTARYLDMHSGAMFVKDDNNRLQLMGTYAWSKRNQQAKSFAMGEGLIGQAALARETMEIADVPDGYLEIESGLGSARPTHLIIVPLCYENDLKGGVEFARLGPMTDEQRLFLQHSVESIAIAINSAQYRTRVNQLLDTTTQQSEALKEQKEELRSVNEELEKRAGILEESEEELKAQSEELQKSNAELEELSEQLMLQKEEIERKNKDIELSSKKITEKAEELARASQYKSEFLANMSHELRTPLNSLLLLSQMLAENDEGNLTEDQVESAQVIYNGGKELLELINDILDLSKVEAGKMSVNLDDTPLNEITGSIEAMFNPLAESRGLQFQISIESGTSRSVFTDSQRLMQIIKNFLSNAFKFTEKGSVQVRMFNETRPGHFSDDTWTGFAVKDSGIGIPKEKQESIFGSFQQADGSTSRKYGGTGLGLAISREMAELLGGFIELDSKEGEGTTFTLFLPTNPVCALGPEKVLAENYVSDVFDQSMGASEAPAQKPEINNAPQEAELSVPAASFDYQLLVIEDDPHFVTILGQLAGKHRFGCLHAETGEQGIALAQQHQPSAIILDLGLPDMDGQEVLAQLKGDESTRHIPVHIVSGRDPELVSSLGAIGYLRKPVTVTDIDQAFLTLGQAISRDIHDVLILDLDEEQRSQVGSMLEQKGLHVGYASTAEEAEKRLVDQQWHCLIMDLELGEVRGLEFLEKMTGKLGSDMPSVVIHTAQPVDKTEHSRLQEFTNAMVMKGDRALERITDEVSLFLHTVNKDQEDDTSDEPVAGSEKRLDGHKILLVDDDLRNTFALSKALQGMGLEVVLADNGKNAISKLEEEDGIELVLMDIMMPIMDGYEATATIRQMNEFKELPVIALTAKAMAGDKAKCLEAGANDYMTKPLDMDKLTAMLKVWLLR is encoded by the coding sequence ATGAGTTCAGAGTCACCCAGTGAAAACAGTCAGCGAAAGACGGGTGGTCTGGCACTCACGCTTTTTCTCTGGTTTATTGTTTTATCCATTGGGCCTGTTGTGATTGTTGGGCTGAATGAGTACAAGACCGGAAAAGAAGCCATTATCAAAGATCGTTATGATCAGCTTTCATCAATAAATTTTCAGTTAACTCAACGCATTAATGAATACTTTGATACGGTGTTAACCAATTTATTCATTATGGCGTCATCTTCCGAAACATTTATTAGCGAACTGATGCTGGCTCCCGGCTTTAAAAGCCAGCCGGTTTCTGAGTTTATTAATTCCAGGGAATACGGGGATATCTATGAAAAGTACTCCATGGAGTATGTGGATTTCCTGCGATTCTATGACTACTCCGATGTGATTCTGGGTGATGCGGCAGGCAATATTCTCTTCACAGTGAATGAATACAGTGATTTAGGCAAAAACCTGTTCTCTTCAGAACTGGAAAATACGTTGTTTTCCCGGGCTGTTAAAGCCAGCCTGAATGATCAGCAGCCAAAGTATGCCGACCTTGCTGCCTACCCGCCCATAGGCAATGAGAAAGTCATCTTTTTGATATTACCGTTGGCGGATTCCTTCCAGAAAGCGGTGGGTTTTATTGCGGTGCAGATTCACCCGAAGAATATTCAGGTGATGTTTGATAAAGGTGAGTCCAGTGACGTCGGTCTCTCGTCGTTTCTTGTCGGTAAGGATCGTAAAATTCGCTTTGGTACCCGGTTTGAAAATCAGGAACAGCTTAAATTTGGCGATGATAATCCGCTGATTAACTTGTGGTTAAGCCATCTTGAGGATGATGGGAGCTACAGAGAGGAAGAAGACCATTTCGGAGGATTCTCTGCAGATAATGGTCATGCTTTTGAGTCTATTGGCCAGCATGAGCATGATCTGGAATCCATTTCAGAAAGTCTTGATACTTTAAATCTGGACGAGCAGGACGTGTTCGGTCGGGCGGCTAAAGCGAGCTTGAACCATATTCGAAGCTACATTCATGGTGAAGAAGTTCTGGGGATTTATCTGCCAATCAATATTGCCGGAACCCCTATGGTCATCCTTTCAGAAGTAACGCACCGGCATGCTTTTGCCTCAGTTCAGGACTTTCAAAAACGCCTTTTTGTGCTCATCGCCATCACTTTTGCCCTGGTGGTGGTTATTGCTCTGTTTGTTACCCGACAACTGGTGAAGCCCATCCGCCGGATTACCCGGTGGGTCAATCGAGTCGCCGCAGGTGACTATGCCGAAGGGACTGTCCTGAACGGTAATAATGAGATCAGCGAACTCAGTCGCAGTTTTGCCCAGATGACCGAAAGGTTGCGTACCGTCAGTGCGGAAAATACCCGGAAAAACTGGCTTCAGGAAGGTATGGCCGGGCTGTATAACAGTGTGCGTGGCGAGCAGGCAATGGCTGAGCTGTGCCGTAACATTGTGACTTATACTGCCCGTTATCTGGATATGCATTCCGGTGCCATGTTTGTCAAAGATGATAACAACCGGCTGCAGTTGATGGGCACCTATGCCTGGAGTAAACGCAATCAGCAGGCAAAGTCTTTTGCCATGGGTGAGGGGCTGATTGGTCAGGCAGCATTGGCAAGGGAAACGATGGAGATAGCCGATGTACCCGATGGCTATCTTGAAATTGAGTCCGGACTGGGCTCTGCCAGGCCGACTCATCTGATCATTGTCCCGTTGTGCTATGAAAATGATCTGAAAGGGGGCGTTGAGTTTGCACGGCTTGGTCCAATGACGGATGAACAGCGCCTGTTTCTGCAACACTCTGTTGAAAGTATTGCCATTGCCATTAACTCTGCCCAGTATCGAACCCGGGTGAATCAGCTGCTTGATACCACCACCCAGCAATCAGAAGCACTTAAGGAACAAAAAGAAGAGCTGCGTTCGGTTAATGAAGAGCTGGAAAAGCGAGCCGGTATTCTGGAAGAGTCTGAAGAAGAGCTGAAAGCCCAGAGTGAGGAGCTGCAGAAATCCAATGCCGAACTGGAAGAACTCAGCGAACAGCTGATGCTCCAGAAAGAAGAGATTGAGAGAAAGAATAAAGATATTGAGCTGTCCAGTAAAAAGATAACGGAAAAGGCTGAGGAGCTTGCCCGGGCCAGTCAATATAAATCTGAATTTCTTGCCAATATGTCCCATGAGCTGCGCACGCCCCTGAATTCTTTATTGCTCCTTTCCCAGATGCTGGCAGAAAACGACGAAGGTAACCTGACAGAGGACCAGGTAGAGTCTGCACAGGTGATCTACAACGGTGGTAAAGAGTTACTGGAGCTGATCAACGACATTCTTGATCTGTCCAAGGTTGAAGCGGGAAAAATGTCGGTCAACCTTGATGATACGCCCCTGAACGAGATCACAGGCAGTATTGAAGCCATGTTTAACCCGCTGGCAGAAAGCCGTGGCCTGCAATTTCAGATCAGTATAGAGAGCGGGACCAGCCGGTCTGTTTTCACTGATAGCCAGCGGTTAATGCAAATTATCAAGAACTTCCTTTCTAACGCGTTCAAATTTACCGAGAAAGGCAGTGTTCAGGTAAGGATGTTTAATGAAACCCGCCCTGGCCATTTTTCAGACGACACCTGGACTGGTTTTGCTGTTAAAGATAGCGGGATCGGGATTCCTAAAGAGAAGCAGGAATCGATTTTTGGCTCATTCCAGCAGGCCGATGGGTCTACCAGCCGAAAATATGGCGGCACCGGGCTTGGTCTGGCGATCTCCAGAGAGATGGCAGAACTTCTGGGGGGCTTTATTGAGCTGGACAGCAAGGAAGGTGAAGGAACCACCTTTACCCTGTTCCTGCCGACTAATCCCGTGTGTGCTCTTGGTCCTGAGAAAGTACTGGCAGAAAACTATGTGTCCGATGTGTTTGACCAGTCAATGGGAGCTTCAGAGGCTCCTGCTCAAAAGCCAGAAATAAATAATGCGCCCCAGGAGGCGGAGTTATCTGTGCCTGCGGCATCGTTTGATTACCAGCTGCTGGTTATTGAAGATGATCCTCATTTTGTCACCATTCTTGGTCAACTGGCGGGTAAACATCGCTTTGGCTGTTTGCATGCAGAAACAGGAGAGCAGGGAATTGCCCTGGCCCAACAACATCAACCATCGGCCATTATTCTGGATTTAGGCTTGCCGGATATGGATGGGCAGGAGGTACTTGCTCAGTTAAAAGGCGATGAGTCAACCAGACATATTCCGGTGCATATTGTTTCGGGACGGGATCCGGAGTTGGTTTCCAGTCTTGGCGCTATTGGTTATTTGAGAAAGCCCGTGACGGTTACCGATATTGATCAAGCGTTTTTGACCCTTGGGCAGGCCATTAGCCGGGATATTCACGATGTACTGATTCTCGATCTGGATGAAGAGCAAAGATCCCAGGTAGGCAGCATGCTGGAACAAAAAGGACTCCATGTAGGGTATGCCAGCACTGCAGAAGAAGCTGAGAAGAGGCTTGTTGATCAACAGTGGCATTGTCTGATTATGGACCTGGAGCTGGGAGAGGTACGAGGGTTGGAGTTCCTGGAAAAAATGACAGGCAAATTGGGATCAGATATGCCGTCAGTGGTGATTCACACCGCACAACCTGTCGATAAGACTGAGCACTCCCGGCTGCAGGAATTCACCAATGCCATGGTGATGAAAGGTGATAGAGCCCTGGAAAGAATTACGGATGAAGTCAGCCTGTTCTTGCATACCGTTAATAAGGATCAGGAGGATGATACGTCCGATGAGCCGGTGGCCGGGTCAGAGAAGCGTCTTGATGGACACAAGATCCTGCTGGTTGATGATGATTTGAGAAATACCTTTGCCCTTTCCAAAGCCCTTCAGGGCATGGGGCTGGAAGTTGTACTGGCAGACAATGGCAAAAATGCGATCAGCAAGCTTGAGGAAGAAGACGGCATTGAACTGGTATTAATGGATATTATGATGCCCATTATGGATGGCTATGAAGCCACCGCCACTATTCGGCAAATGAATGAATTCAAAGAGCTTCCGGTGATTGCCCTGACCGCCAAGGCCATGGCGGGTGACAAGGCCAAATGCCTTGAGGCAGGCGCCAATGATTACATGACCAAACCGCTGGATATGGACAAGCTGACAGCAATGCTGAAGGTGTGGCTGCTGCGATGA
- a CDS encoding CheR family methyltransferase produces the protein MMETCPVADLELNLLLDAVKKHYGYDFHDYAKASMIRRVRKYMEQTGINHISELIPLFLHDQRAFYRFVKSISVVVTEMFRDPDVFKVLREEVIPVLKTYPFIKIWHAGCASGQEVYSMAILLAEEGILDRCQIYATDFNDDALNLAKKGIYPAEDIELYENNYRLAGGKHKLSDYWVSLYDSIKVKSRLSERLTFANHNLVTDGVFGEMHLVMCRNVLIYFNEQLQDRALTLINDSLCPRGFLCIGRRENLKFSQISEHLEDVSNKLRIYRKLGS, from the coding sequence ATGATGGAGACTTGCCCGGTAGCGGATCTGGAACTCAACTTACTGCTGGACGCGGTCAAGAAGCACTATGGCTATGACTTCCATGACTATGCCAAAGCATCTATGATCCGTCGGGTAAGAAAATACATGGAGCAGACCGGCATCAATCATATCAGTGAGTTGATCCCCCTGTTCCTGCACGATCAACGGGCATTTTATCGCTTTGTGAAAAGTATTTCCGTTGTGGTGACGGAAATGTTCCGGGACCCGGATGTGTTTAAAGTCTTGCGGGAAGAGGTCATTCCTGTGCTCAAGACTTACCCGTTTATCAAGATATGGCATGCAGGGTGTGCATCCGGTCAGGAAGTGTACTCTATGGCGATCCTGTTGGCAGAGGAAGGGATACTGGATCGTTGTCAGATTTACGCCACGGACTTCAATGATGATGCTCTGAATCTGGCCAAAAAAGGGATTTATCCGGCAGAAGATATTGAGCTTTATGAAAACAATTACCGCCTTGCCGGTGGGAAACATAAGCTCAGTGATTATTGGGTCAGCCTTTATGATTCAATAAAGGTCAAAAGTCGTTTATCGGAACGGCTGACCTTTGCCAATCACAACCTGGTGACGGATGGGGTTTTTGGCGAAATGCATTTGGTGATGTGCCGCAATGTACTGATTTATTTCAATGAGCAGTTGCAGGACAGGGCGTTAACTCTGATTAACGACAGTTTATGCCCGAGGGGATTTCTCTGTATCGGCCGAAGAGAGAACCTGAAGTTCAGCCAGATCAGTGAGCATCTTGAAGATGTCAGTAATAAGCTGCGAATTTACAGGAAGCTGGGCTCGTGA
- a CDS encoding two-component system response regulator has translation METKSKVKILVVDDRPENLLAMDKLLKPLGAEIHKVDSGEKALSEVLAHHFAVILLDVQMPGMDGFETATLLHSNKQTANIPIIFVTAINKDQSYVAKGYQSGAVDYLPKPIVPEILLGKVKVFLQLEEQRLELEQVTRELQWISQKNKLLLDCAGEGIVGVDKEGRITFINPTACELLGGVEAAFLDQHISQFLLDDTTGETAQEQWQKSAIYRECLEQGSTLKQSTELINVSRGRFPAEFNIAAIVNNRNAVQGAVFVFQDITERKQLEDQLVKMAKYDSLTGLANRTLFREFLQSSMDRSDRYQNKTVVMFLDLDHFKQINDQLGHDAGDQLLTSVANRLEGCIRKVDLIARLGGDEFAVVLDDVRNPEDARTVANKILAALKEPHELGDVARKVGTSIGIALYPENGSDADGLIKAADEAMYVAKNEGRNDFRFYSDLNPDIS, from the coding sequence ATGGAGACAAAGAGCAAAGTCAAAATTCTGGTTGTGGATGATCGCCCGGAAAACCTGCTGGCGATGGATAAGTTACTTAAGCCGCTGGGGGCTGAGATTCACAAGGTAGATTCTGGCGAGAAGGCGCTGTCTGAGGTTCTGGCCCATCACTTTGCGGTTATTCTTCTGGACGTGCAGATGCCCGGCATGGATGGCTTTGAGACGGCGACATTGCTGCACAGTAACAAGCAAACGGCCAATATACCCATCATTTTTGTGACAGCGATTAATAAAGATCAAAGCTACGTAGCCAAGGGTTATCAGTCAGGTGCTGTTGACTATTTGCCTAAACCGATTGTGCCGGAAATTCTTCTGGGTAAAGTGAAAGTATTTTTACAACTTGAGGAACAGCGGCTGGAGCTTGAACAGGTAACCAGGGAGTTGCAATGGATCAGTCAGAAGAACAAGCTGCTGCTGGACTGTGCAGGAGAAGGTATTGTCGGGGTCGATAAAGAGGGCAGGATAACCTTTATCAATCCGACAGCCTGTGAGTTATTGGGCGGTGTTGAAGCAGCTTTTCTGGATCAGCATATCAGCCAGTTTCTTTTGGACGACACCACGGGTGAAACAGCTCAGGAGCAATGGCAGAAGTCAGCTATTTATCGTGAGTGCCTGGAACAGGGCAGTACACTTAAACAGTCCACCGAATTAATCAACGTGAGCCGGGGACGGTTTCCGGCGGAATTCAATATTGCGGCCATCGTTAATAACAGGAACGCGGTTCAGGGAGCCGTGTTTGTCTTTCAGGATATAACTGAGCGCAAACAGCTGGAAGATCAGCTAGTGAAAATGGCCAAGTACGATAGCCTGACGGGTCTGGCTAACCGGACGTTATTCCGGGAGTTTCTTCAGTCCTCAATGGATCGCAGTGACCGCTACCAGAATAAGACAGTGGTTATGTTTCTGGATCTGGATCATTTTAAACAGATCAATGATCAGCTGGGCCATGATGCAGGGGATCAGTTACTGACCAGTGTTGCCAATCGTCTGGAGGGTTGTATCCGGAAGGTTGACCTGATTGCCAGGCTCGGTGGTGATGAGTTCGCCGTGGTTCTGGACGATGTCAGGAACCCGGAAGATGCCAGAACGGTTGCCAATAAAATTCTTGCGGCACTGAAGGAACCCCATGAACTGGGCGATGTTGCAAGAAAAGTAGGTACTAGCATTGGTATTGCACTTTACCCTGAGAATGGCAGTGATGCTGACGGTTTGATCAAGGCGGCAGATGAAGCCATGTATGTGGCGAAGAATGAAGGTCGGAATGACTTTCGGTTTTATTCCGACCTTAACCCGGATATTTCATAA
- a CDS encoding EAL domain-containing protein, with product MALGDKDLIRFLIIDSSTREAESLLNIFRESGYSTRAKQINSLDDLTEATSGQQHWDLLLMAEPPEPLTYSRIFDDINQKGIDLPGIVLINPDDETDELSLIQMGARAVIPPGHDEYLLTVARKEFEDLKIRRHHRRMSVALHESEKQRQLLLDDQVDPVVYINYGHIRFANTAFINLLGLAEEESLDGKLFRDLIITKDQQDVEAFLMGIEESGQALAAIQCPLVAHNGSEVPVSIVISPTSFNGEFTLSLQIKHCEKEGEQDEVDKTLEKSAPDAETGLFDRKLFDQALDIAIQRAVEGKGKSTLCYLHLETLKAAHEQHGKEVSQKLFKSVAHKITSHLDATHHVSSRGGANFAALLREGEEQGVTELMESLLAAVTGEDIVIDQHPLPVKLSIGAVILSDTASDAETLTGQSRQATVLAQKQGGNQLCFYQKRKVSSVHSVEKQLAGMVSQAIKNKTFRLSYQPVISLAGSPSEYYEVSFVLTDPEGKEHEASEFRPKLEKISLWNKLDRWQLIEASKALMAKRKEGSDTRLLLHVGGCSATDDTFIPWMKAALKTAGIPADAVAIELSEQNLARYSEEIPDFFSTLKAMGCQTVISEFGCSLNPLEGIAHLDIDLVKLDQSFTEDLSSGGNAQELQKMIQDLSQSGRKVIVPGIETAEEMTPVWQYGADFIQGSYMQPPSERMDFDFGADG from the coding sequence ATGGCATTGGGCGACAAAGACTTAATTCGCTTTTTAATCATTGACTCATCAACCAGGGAAGCAGAATCGCTCCTGAATATTTTCCGTGAGTCTGGTTATTCCACTCGGGCAAAACAGATCAACTCTTTGGATGATCTCACTGAAGCCACGTCCGGACAGCAGCACTGGGATCTACTGCTGATGGCAGAGCCTCCCGAGCCATTAACTTATTCCCGAATCTTTGATGATATTAATCAGAAAGGCATTGATTTGCCGGGTATCGTCCTGATAAACCCGGATGATGAAACCGATGAGCTGTCGCTTATACAAATGGGTGCCCGTGCAGTGATTCCACCGGGGCATGACGAATATCTTTTGACGGTTGCCCGGAAGGAGTTCGAAGACCTGAAGATCCGGCGACACCATCGACGCATGAGCGTCGCCTTGCATGAATCAGAAAAGCAGCGTCAATTATTGCTCGATGACCAGGTTGATCCGGTTGTATACATTAATTATGGACACATCCGGTTTGCTAACACGGCATTTATCAACCTGCTGGGGCTGGCGGAAGAGGAGTCTCTGGATGGAAAGCTGTTCAGGGATTTGATCATTACCAAAGATCAGCAGGACGTTGAAGCGTTTCTCATGGGCATTGAAGAAAGTGGTCAGGCACTGGCGGCTATTCAATGTCCTTTAGTCGCTCACAATGGCTCAGAAGTGCCTGTGTCCATAGTGATCTCACCAACGTCATTTAATGGTGAGTTCACTCTCAGTCTGCAGATTAAGCACTGCGAGAAAGAAGGTGAGCAGGACGAAGTAGATAAAACTCTCGAAAAGTCAGCGCCGGACGCCGAAACGGGGCTATTTGACCGGAAACTGTTCGATCAGGCATTGGATATTGCTATCCAGAGAGCGGTAGAAGGCAAAGGAAAGTCAACATTATGTTATCTCCATCTGGAAACTCTGAAAGCCGCCCATGAACAGCATGGGAAAGAGGTTAGCCAGAAGCTGTTTAAATCGGTTGCGCATAAGATAACGTCACATCTTGACGCCACGCATCATGTATCCAGTCGGGGAGGGGCAAACTTTGCAGCCCTGCTTCGGGAAGGGGAAGAACAGGGCGTTACCGAACTGATGGAAAGTTTACTGGCAGCGGTTACCGGTGAGGATATTGTCATTGATCAACATCCGTTGCCGGTCAAGCTGTCAATAGGTGCTGTTATTCTCAGTGATACCGCCAGCGATGCTGAAACATTGACTGGTCAAAGTCGTCAGGCCACCGTGTTGGCACAAAAGCAGGGTGGCAACCAACTGTGCTTTTACCAGAAGCGTAAAGTCAGCTCGGTTCATTCCGTTGAAAAGCAGCTGGCTGGCATGGTCAGCCAGGCGATAAAGAACAAAACATTCAGGTTGAGTTATCAACCCGTTATCTCCCTTGCAGGATCGCCATCTGAGTATTACGAAGTCTCTTTTGTCCTGACCGACCCGGAAGGAAAGGAACATGAGGCTTCGGAATTCAGGCCCAAACTGGAAAAAATCAGTTTGTGGAACAAGCTGGATCGGTGGCAACTGATTGAAGCCAGTAAAGCATTAATGGCCAAAAGAAAAGAAGGGAGTGATACCCGGCTGTTGCTGCATGTCGGTGGTTGTTCTGCAACAGATGATACATTTATCCCATGGATGAAGGCTGCTCTGAAAACGGCGGGCATTCCTGCGGATGCTGTTGCCATTGAATTGAGTGAACAGAACCTGGCCCGTTATTCAGAAGAGATACCGGATTTTTTCAGCACTCTGAAAGCGATGGGATGCCAGACAGTGATCAGTGAATTCGGTTGCAGCCTTAACCCACTGGAGGGGATTGCTCATCTTGATATTGACCTGGTAAAGCTTGACCAATCCTTCACAGAAGACCTTAGCAGTGGTGGAAATGCCCAGGAGTTACAAAAGATGATCCAGGATCTCAGTCAAAGTGGCCGTAAAGTGATTGTGCCCGGGATTGAAACAGCGGAAGAAATGACCCCTGTCTGGCAGTATGGCGCCGATTTTATTCAGGGCAGCTATATGCAACCCCCTTCAGAGCGCATGGATTTTGATTTCGGGGCGGATGGGTAA
- a CDS encoding NAD+ synthase has protein sequence MSAKLNMVMAQLNLVVGDIDGNTSRVIEAAEQARDQLDADVVVFPELTLCGYPPEDLLLRPSLIVRVEQALNRLRVVKGIDLIIGVPLMGPHGLENQALVLRDGEIVARYGKQHLPNYQVFDEKRYFVKGQNTVIYACKGVNIALLICEDLWYQGPVRRAKEAGADLIISLNASPFHMNKQSLRQQVVRERCLESGLPVLYTNLVGGQDELVFDGGSFAMNGNGEVAVGATWFTEELFCVAFDKGSMTFEPGEVAEIPDVCSRVYDALVTGVRDYVNKNGFKGIVLGLSGGIDSALTLAVATDALGKDRVQAVMMPYRYTSDMSLEDAAEEAKILGIDYKVLPIEPMFDAFMDTLNTEFAGYGRDTTEENLQSRCRGVMLMAISNKKGYLVLTTGNKSEMAVGYCTLYGDMAGGFDVLKDVPKTLVFKLSEYRNTRGYVIPQRVIDRPPSAELAPDQVDEDSLPPYDELDRILELYIEQDQSAESIVKEGFDRDTVYRVLRLVDINEYKRRQSAIGVRITPRGFGRDRRYPITNGWRPGV, from the coding sequence ATGTCAGCAAAGCTCAATATGGTCATGGCCCAGCTGAATCTGGTGGTGGGCGACATTGACGGGAACACGTCCCGTGTCATTGAGGCTGCCGAGCAGGCGCGGGATCAGCTGGATGCGGATGTTGTTGTCTTTCCGGAGCTGACCCTCTGTGGTTATCCCCCAGAAGACCTGCTGTTGCGGCCGAGTCTCATTGTGCGGGTAGAACAGGCGCTGAACCGACTCAGGGTGGTTAAGGGTATTGACTTGATTATCGGTGTCCCGCTGATGGGGCCACATGGTCTGGAAAACCAGGCGCTGGTGCTGCGTGATGGCGAGATTGTCGCCCGCTACGGAAAACAGCATCTGCCCAATTACCAGGTTTTTGATGAAAAACGCTATTTTGTGAAAGGTCAGAACACGGTTATTTATGCCTGCAAAGGTGTCAATATTGCCCTGTTGATTTGTGAAGATCTCTGGTACCAAGGGCCGGTTCGCCGGGCTAAAGAAGCCGGAGCAGACCTGATTATCAGTCTCAATGCGTCACCCTTCCACATGAACAAGCAGTCACTGCGTCAGCAGGTGGTTCGTGAGCGCTGTCTGGAGTCGGGCCTTCCTGTCCTTTATACCAACCTGGTGGGTGGTCAGGATGAGCTGGTGTTTGACGGGGGCTCCTTTGCCATGAACGGTAATGGTGAAGTGGCTGTGGGGGCAACCTGGTTTACCGAAGAGTTGTTCTGCGTTGCCTTTGATAAAGGCTCTATGACATTTGAACCGGGAGAGGTTGCTGAAATCCCCGACGTTTGCTCAAGGGTTTATGATGCCCTGGTGACTGGTGTCAGGGATTATGTCAATAAGAATGGTTTTAAGGGCATCGTTCTGGGGTTGTCCGGAGGCATTGACTCTGCACTGACTCTGGCAGTAGCTACCGATGCCCTGGGTAAAGATCGGGTTCAGGCGGTGATGATGCCCTACCGTTACACCTCCGATATGAGCCTTGAGGATGCGGCAGAAGAGGCGAAAATTCTGGGTATTGACTATAAAGTGCTGCCGATTGAACCGATGTTTGATGCCTTTATGGACACCCTGAATACCGAGTTTGCCGGTTATGGTCGGGATACCACCGAAGAAAACCTGCAGTCCCGGTGCCGGGGTGTCATGCTGATGGCGATCTCCAATAAGAAGGGTTACCTGGTACTGACTACCGGTAATAAAAGTGAAATGGCAGTGGGCTACTGCACGCTCTACGGCGATATGGCCGGTGGTTTTGATGTTCTGAAAGATGTACCGAAAACACTGGTGTTTAAACTGTCCGAATATCGCAATACCCGGGGCTATGTGATTCCCCAGCGAGTGATAGACCGTCCGCCCTCCGCTGAACTTGCCCCGGATCAGGTGGATGAAGACAGCCTGCCGCCCTATGATGAGCTGGATCGCATTCTTGAACTCTATATTGAACAGGATCAAAGTGCCGAATCCATCGTGAAAGAAGGGTTTGACCGGGATACGGTTTATCGCGTTCTGAGGCTGGTGGACATCAATGAGTACAAACGTCGCCAGTCAGCTATTGGGGTCAGAATTACGCCAAGAGGGTTTGGCCGGGATCGTCGCTATCCGATTACGAATGGCTGGAGACCGGGTGTTTAA
- the coaE gene encoding dephospho-CoA kinase (Dephospho-CoA kinase (CoaE) performs the final step in coenzyme A biosynthesis.): MTTVKSQQPRAQQKRPFTVGVTGGIGSGKTAVTDFFANKGICIVDADIASRVVVEPGKPALADIERRYGPEILLDGSLDRRKLRTIIFADADERKWLEGLLHPLIRDQIILELSHAESRYAVLVSPLMLETSQHELVDRVLVVDVPESVQLSRTMARDQMTEDQTRQILSSQMERQQRVGRADDIVDNSGSISQLHRSLDKLHHYYLSLA; encoded by the coding sequence ATGACCACTGTAAAATCACAGCAGCCCCGAGCTCAACAAAAGCGCCCATTTACGGTTGGAGTCACCGGCGGTATTGGCAGTGGCAAAACGGCAGTGACCGACTTTTTTGCCAACAAGGGAATTTGCATTGTTGATGCGGATATCGCTTCCCGCGTGGTGGTAGAGCCGGGAAAACCGGCTTTGGCTGACATTGAACGGCGCTATGGCCCGGAGATTTTGCTCGATGGCAGTCTTGACCGTAGAAAGCTGAGAACCATCATCTTTGCTGATGCTGATGAGCGAAAGTGGCTGGAAGGTCTGTTACACCCGCTGATACGGGATCAGATAATCCTTGAGCTGAGCCACGCTGAATCACGTTATGCCGTACTGGTTTCGCCGTTGATGCTGGAAACCAGTCAGCATGAATTGGTGGATCGTGTGCTGGTCGTGGATGTGCCAGAGAGTGTTCAGCTATCCCGCACCATGGCCCGTGACCAGATGACAGAGGATCAGACCCGGCAGATCCTCAGTAGCCAGATGGAACGGCAACAGAGAGTTGGCAGAGCCGATGATATCGTTGATAACAGTGGCTCTATAAGCCAGTTGCACCGGTCATTGGATAAGCTGCATCACTATTACCTGAGCCTCGCTTGA